A genomic stretch from Acidobacteriota bacterium includes:
- the ftsZ gene encoding cell division protein FtsZ, translated as MSVEDRMQLNYTFDDEPPSYGARIKVIGIGGGGGNAVNHMIDAKIEGVEFLVANTDLQALKRSHAPVKLQIGAKLTKGLGAGANPEIGRDAALEDTEKIIEALEGADMVFVTVGLGGGTGTGAAPIVASLAAELDALTVAIVTKPFQFEGRHRQRQADAGVEELRSVVDTLITIPNGRLLQAVDRNMALGDAFKMADDVLRQAVQGISDLITTPGFINVDFADVRTIMKGMGIALMGIGNGIGENRAMEATQRAISSPLLEEASINGARGVLVNITGGQDLTLREVDEAMNVIHDSADPDANIIFGTVTDEALQNEMKITVIATGFQQAKAEKVQPIRPTVVQGGAVGNGNGTSATAVQPARQIVPPPPSYREEDLDVPTFIRRKAD; from the coding sequence ATGTCCGTAGAAGATCGTATGCAACTGAACTACACCTTTGACGATGAGCCGCCCAGTTACGGCGCGCGGATCAAGGTCATCGGCATTGGCGGCGGCGGCGGTAATGCGGTCAATCACATGATTGATGCGAAGATCGAAGGTGTGGAATTTCTGGTTGCCAACACCGATCTGCAAGCTCTGAAACGCTCCCACGCGCCGGTCAAACTGCAAATCGGCGCAAAGCTCACTAAAGGTTTGGGCGCTGGCGCAAATCCCGAAATCGGTCGCGACGCCGCGCTCGAAGACACGGAAAAAATCATCGAAGCGCTGGAAGGCGCGGACATGGTTTTCGTCACCGTCGGGTTGGGCGGCGGCACCGGAACCGGCGCGGCTCCGATAGTTGCTTCGCTGGCGGCGGAACTCGACGCGCTGACTGTGGCCATTGTCACCAAACCTTTTCAATTTGAAGGTCGCCACCGACAACGCCAGGCCGACGCCGGGGTGGAAGAGCTTCGTTCGGTGGTGGACACGCTGATCACCATTCCAAATGGCCGTTTGTTGCAAGCCGTGGATCGAAACATGGCGCTCGGCGATGCGTTCAAAATGGCCGACGATGTGTTGCGGCAAGCGGTGCAGGGAATTTCCGACCTGATTACCACGCCCGGTTTCATCAACGTGGATTTCGCCGACGTGCGAACGATTATGAAAGGAATGGGCATCGCCTTGATGGGCATCGGCAACGGCATCGGCGAAAACCGCGCGATGGAAGCCACGCAACGCGCCATCAGCAGCCCTCTGCTCGAAGAGGCTTCGATCAACGGCGCGCGTGGTGTGCTCGTCAACATCACCGGCGGACAGGATTTGACCCTGCGCGAAGTGGACGAAGCGATGAACGTGATTCACGATTCGGCTGACCCTGACGCCAACATCATCTTCGGCACGGTGACCGATGAAGCGCTTCAGAACGAAATGAAGATCACGGTGATTGCGACGGGGTTCCAGCAAGCCAAAGCCGAAAAGGTTCAACCGATTCGGCCCACCGTCGTCCAGGGCGGAGCAGTTGGAAACGGAAATGGAACATCGGCGACCGCCGTTCAACCTGCGCGCCAGATTGTTCCTCCTCCGCCTTCTTACCGCGAAGAAGATCTGGATGTCCCGACGTTCATTCGCCGCAAAGCCGACTAG
- a CDS encoding SUMF1/EgtB/PvdO family nonheme iron enzyme translates to MNRNPLLQTIATPREERRPTVFISYARTDKAHAERLIAALNASGHACWIDTSDIPGGEDWVKAIEAGVLNSYALVPVITSRSLNHKWVRREILWAEKKQKQIVHWVWEDVLDDSILLVDCQAVTLFNTEFDVALSKLLKALPSPSSQSRIQTVSGNEQRDAELAYLDRLQLEELVNSETYTPLAGMSHQKVQPIQAKQVFALMAMTKDREQRQETRRFENAVEEILKLRRAVLLGEPGGGKTTTIWKLAAELVETALRDFKAPIPLLVRLGKWTDADQSVEAFIASQLGELGDSLGGLLSQRRAALLLDGLNELPTGQRDGKYPQVQHLIEQHPKLLAIVSCRELDYTVDLGFHRINITPLDAIRIRDFIERYLQDEEQTELLFWKLAGKEAQEQYEEFLEQTDGKLAEPEQTFWLADQLPNHVRWGDRNWRWERWLKFREAASSLMVLARNPYMLLMLTSVFAEQGKLPDNRGDLFQLFVEKLLRRESEREPIPAPEQDELIERLAKLAYEMQIRRAKDRNGNALTVLSKDEASAILTERQLYLAGSASILSVADQVRFAHQLLQEFFAAKFMDIEFRDGRLKASKLWPPDKWWERTNWEEAAILLAGLYSDDCSPVVEWVAEANPEVAAQCVVRSGAGLAEATKERLRAKWISRLTDWKREKPEARAAVGRALGLTGWDNRKGVGVIVRDGVKLPDIDWIKIPEGEFRYGDENEEDNKPQTLWLPEFSISRYPVTYAQFQTFLDDHEAPKYLHWFEGFRVSADERPMQEQVFQFANHPRDTVNWFQAMAFCRWLSWRMGTTYDLQKITEWAVRLPTEFEWEKAARGTDGRLYPYKGKFDPKKGNVDNTGIDQTSAVGMFPNGVSPYGVEEMSGNVWEWCLSDYNDPKLDPNEEDLRKKDIRRVLRGGSWILNQLLARAVYRNFIHAANRFNSVGFRVVLCASPFSV, encoded by the coding sequence ATGAACCGGAATCCTCTGCTTCAAACCATTGCCACGCCACGCGAAGAGCGCCGCCCGACGGTGTTCATCAGCTACGCGCGCACGGACAAAGCGCATGCCGAACGATTGATTGCCGCGTTGAATGCCAGCGGACATGCCTGCTGGATTGACACCAGCGACATTCCGGGCGGCGAAGACTGGGTCAAAGCCATCGAAGCGGGTGTGTTGAATTCCTATGCGTTGGTTCCGGTCATCACCTCGCGCTCGTTGAATCACAAATGGGTGCGCAGGGAAATTTTGTGGGCGGAAAAGAAACAAAAGCAGATTGTTCACTGGGTTTGGGAAGACGTGCTGGACGATTCCATTCTGCTCGTAGATTGCCAGGCGGTGACGTTGTTCAATACGGAATTCGATGTTGCGCTCTCAAAGCTGTTGAAAGCGCTGCCGTCGCCATCGTCGCAAAGCCGTATACAAACCGTTTCCGGGAATGAACAGCGCGATGCGGAGCTAGCTTACCTGGACCGCTTGCAGTTGGAAGAATTGGTCAACAGCGAAACTTACACGCCGCTCGCCGGGATGTCTCATCAGAAAGTGCAACCCATCCAAGCCAAACAGGTCTTTGCCCTGATGGCGATGACCAAAGACCGCGAACAGCGCCAGGAAACACGCCGCTTTGAAAACGCGGTCGAAGAAATCCTGAAGCTTCGTCGAGCCGTTTTGCTGGGCGAACCCGGCGGCGGAAAAACCACGACGATTTGGAAGCTGGCGGCGGAATTGGTTGAAACGGCGTTGCGGGATTTCAAAGCGCCGATTCCGTTGCTAGTTCGGCTGGGCAAATGGACGGATGCCGACCAATCGGTTGAAGCGTTTATCGCGTCGCAGCTTGGCGAACTGGGCGATTCGCTTGGCGGCTTGCTGAGCCAACGCCGAGCCGCGTTGTTGCTGGACGGATTAAACGAATTGCCGACCGGGCAGCGCGACGGCAAATATCCGCAAGTCCAACACCTAATTGAGCAACATCCGAAACTACTGGCCATCGTTTCCTGCCGCGAACTGGATTACACCGTTGATCTGGGCTTTCACCGAATCAATATCACGCCGCTCGACGCAATCCGCATTCGGGATTTCATCGAACGCTATCTGCAGGATGAAGAACAAACCGAATTGTTGTTCTGGAAACTGGCCGGGAAAGAAGCGCAGGAACAGTACGAAGAGTTTCTGGAACAGACAGATGGCAAGCTTGCCGAGCCGGAGCAGACGTTCTGGCTGGCCGACCAATTGCCAAATCACGTCCGTTGGGGTGACAGGAATTGGAGATGGGAGCGTTGGCTCAAGTTTCGGGAAGCGGCTTCCAGTTTGATGGTGCTGGCGCGCAATCCGTACATGCTGTTGATGTTGACCAGCGTTTTTGCTGAACAGGGTAAACTGCCCGACAACCGAGGCGATCTGTTTCAGTTGTTCGTGGAGAAACTGCTTCGCCGCGAAAGCGAGCGCGAGCCGATCCCTGCGCCGGAACAGGACGAGTTGATTGAGCGGCTGGCGAAGCTCGCGTACGAAATGCAGATTCGCCGGGCAAAAGACCGCAACGGCAATGCGCTGACCGTGCTGTCAAAAGACGAAGCCAGCGCCATTTTGACCGAACGGCAACTGTATCTGGCGGGCAGCGCCAGCATCCTCAGCGTCGCCGACCAAGTGCGGTTTGCACATCAGTTGTTGCAGGAATTTTTCGCCGCCAAGTTTATGGACATCGAATTCCGCGACGGGCGGCTGAAGGCGAGCAAGTTGTGGCCGCCCGACAAATGGTGGGAGCGTACCAACTGGGAAGAAGCTGCGATTCTGCTGGCCGGGTTGTACAGTGACGATTGCTCGCCGGTGGTCGAATGGGTAGCAGAAGCCAATCCCGAAGTCGCCGCGCAATGCGTCGTCCGCAGCGGAGCCGGTTTGGCGGAAGCCACAAAAGAACGATTGCGTGCAAAGTGGATTTCCCGGCTGACGGATTGGAAACGCGAAAAACCTGAAGCTCGTGCGGCGGTTGGGCGCGCGTTGGGGTTGACCGGTTGGGACAATCGCAAAGGCGTCGGCGTCATCGTCCGAGACGGTGTGAAGCTGCCAGACATTGATTGGATAAAGATTCCCGAAGGCGAGTTTCGGTACGGCGATGAAAACGAAGAAGACAACAAGCCGCAAACACTCTGGCTGCCGGAATTTTCCATCAGCCGTTATCCGGTGACATACGCGCAGTTCCAAACCTTTTTGGACGATCACGAAGCCCCCAAATATCTGCACTGGTTTGAGGGATTTCGGGTCAGCGCAGACGAACGTCCAATGCAAGAACAGGTTTTCCAATTCGCCAACCATCCGCGCGACACGGTGAACTGGTTTCAGGCGATGGCGTTTTGCCGCTGGCTGTCGTGGCGAATGGGAACGACTTATGATTTGCAGAAAATCACAGAATGGGCAGTGCGGCTGCCGACCGAGTTTGAATGGGAAAAAGCCGCGCGTGGGACAGATGGTCGGCTATATCCATACAAAGGCAAATTCGATCCGAAGAAAGGCAACGTTGATAACACCGGCATTGACCAGACCAGCGCGGTTGGCATGTTCCCGAACGGCGTTTCGCCTTATGGAGTGGAGGAAATGAGCGGCAACGTTTGGGAATGGTGTTTGAGCGATTACAACGATCCCAAACTCGATCCGAACGAAGAGGATTTGCGGAAGAAAGACATCAGGCGCGTCCTGCGGGGCGGCTCGTGGATCCTCAATCAGTTGCTCGCGCGGGCCGTGTATCGTAACTTCATTCATGCGGCGAACCGTTTCAACAGTGTCGGGTTTCGTGTGGTGTTGTGTGCGTCCCCCTTCTCGGTCTGA
- a CDS encoding putative sulfate exporter family transporter produces the protein MFAKLVFFLALIFTITPWSSPPIALAIGLAFGLFFHHPYAKQTKSFSKTLLQVCVVGLGFGMNLQQVIRAGRSGFIYTALGITATMALGLALGRLLKVAETNALLISVGTAICGGSAIAAVGPVAGANDEEMSVSLGTVFILNSVALLIFPAIGLAMGLNQTQFGLWAALAIHDTSSVVGAASKYGAGALAVGTTVKLARALWIVPMTIGTAFVKRREARIQWPWFILFFCLAAVVNTYLPAGSTVYPWIVKLARIGLTVTLFLIGCGISKATLKKVGARPLVQGVVLWLIVGVLSLLLIRAGVIGL, from the coding sequence ATGTTTGCCAAGCTTGTTTTCTTTCTCGCACTTATTTTTACCATCACTCCCTGGTCGTCTCCGCCGATTGCGCTGGCAATCGGGTTGGCGTTCGGCCTGTTTTTCCATCACCCATACGCCAAACAAACCAAATCCTTTTCCAAAACCCTGCTGCAAGTGTGCGTCGTCGGACTGGGTTTTGGGATGAATCTGCAACAAGTCATCCGCGCCGGACGGTCGGGCTTCATTTACACCGCGCTTGGAATCACCGCAACGATGGCGCTGGGATTGGCGCTCGGACGATTGTTGAAAGTCGCGGAGACTAACGCGCTGTTGATTTCCGTCGGCACAGCCATTTGCGGTGGCAGCGCGATTGCCGCTGTCGGCCCCGTCGCCGGAGCCAATGACGAAGAGATGTCTGTTTCGCTCGGCACTGTGTTTATTTTGAATTCGGTGGCATTGTTGATTTTTCCGGCGATCGGATTGGCAATGGGGTTGAATCAAACCCAGTTCGGATTGTGGGCGGCGCTGGCCATTCACGACACCAGTTCCGTGGTCGGAGCCGCTTCCAAATACGGCGCGGGCGCGCTGGCTGTGGGAACAACGGTCAAGCTGGCGCGCGCATTGTGGATCGTCCCAATGACGATTGGCACGGCTTTCGTCAAACGCCGCGAAGCCCGAATTCAATGGCCGTGGTTCATTTTGTTTTTCTGCCTGGCGGCGGTCGTCAATACATACCTGCCCGCAGGCAGCACGGTCTATCCGTGGATCGTCAAGCTGGCGCGCATTGGATTGACCGTCACACTGTTTCTGATCGGCTGCGGAATTTCCAAGGCCACACTGAAAAAAGTTGGCGCGCGTCCGTTGGTGCAGGGCGTCGTGCTGTGGCTGATCGTCGGCGTGTTGTCACTGCTGCTGATTCGTGCAGGCGTGATTGGATTGTAG
- a CDS encoding threo-3-hydroxy-L-aspartate ammonia-lyase produces the protein MITYNDILAARQRIAGVAHRTPVLTSRQFNELVGCEVFFKAENFQRAGAFKFRGAYNKIASLSEAERKRGVLAYSSGNHAQATALAAKLFGIPAVIVMPHDAPQIKVNGTRGYGAEVVFYDRYTESREGTGERISQERGLVLVPPFDDDLIMAGQGTAAIELFEDVPELDFLLSPCSGCGLLAGLAVATKHLSPATRIFGVEPEAGNDTWQSMRKGERVEIEVPKTIADGLQTTAPGKLTFPIVKELVEDILLVSDQELIATIRFILERMKVLVEPSGAAAAAAVFHRKFDFAGKRVGVILSGGNVDLAKLSDYLKA, from the coding sequence ATGATTACCTACAACGACATTCTTGCCGCTCGCCAACGAATTGCCGGAGTCGCCCACCGCACGCCGGTGCTGACTTCGCGTCAATTCAACGAACTTGTCGGCTGCGAAGTCTTTTTCAAAGCCGAAAACTTCCAGCGCGCAGGCGCATTCAAATTTCGCGGCGCGTATAACAAGATCGCTTCGCTCAGCGAAGCCGAACGCAAACGCGGCGTGTTGGCCTATTCCTCCGGCAACCATGCGCAAGCGACTGCGCTGGCAGCGAAGTTGTTTGGCATTCCGGCGGTGATCGTCATGCCGCACGACGCGCCGCAGATCAAAGTCAACGGCACGCGCGGTTACGGCGCGGAGGTGGTCTTTTATGACCGCTACACCGAAAGCCGCGAAGGCACGGGCGAACGCATCAGTCAGGAACGCGGCCTGGTGTTGGTGCCTCCATTTGACGACGATTTGATTATGGCCGGGCAAGGCACAGCGGCCATCGAATTGTTTGAAGACGTACCGGAACTGGATTTTCTGCTCAGCCCCTGCAGCGGTTGCGGATTGCTGGCCGGTTTGGCCGTTGCGACCAAACACCTTTCGCCCGCAACGCGAATCTTTGGCGTCGAACCGGAGGCCGGAAACGACACATGGCAATCCATGCGCAAAGGTGAACGCGTCGAGATCGAAGTTCCCAAGACAATCGCCGATGGGTTGCAAACCACCGCGCCGGGCAAACTGACCTTCCCCATTGTCAAAGAACTGGTCGAAGACATTCTGCTGGTCAGCGACCAAGAACTGATCGCGACGATCCGCTTTATCCTGGAACGGATGAAAGTGCTGGTTGAACCTTCCGGCGCAGCCGCTGCCGCAGCCGTCTTCCATCGCAAGTTCGATTTTGCGGGCAAACGCGTCGGTGTGATTTTGTCCGGCGGCAATGTGGATTTGGCGAAGCTGTCCGATTACTTGAAAGCCTAG
- the nadC gene encoding carboxylating nicotinate-nucleotide diphosphorylase, protein MINPQDFPLIDDIAAGSLAEDLGRGDITSRAVVKSGQQARGNFMAKQELVLAGLEVADAVFMHLDPYLEVETTAVDGELLQPDKIFARVVGDAQMLLAAERVALNFLQHLSGIATLTRKYVEAIAGTKAKIVDTRKTLPGLRSLEKYAVSVGGGHNHRMGLDDGVLIKDNHIALAGSVTNAVLRAREAAGHLHKIEVEVATLDQVKEALRAKADILLLDNMTPDVIRQAVELVEAHEPGERRTLLEASGGITLANVRAYAEAGVDLISIGALTHSAPAVDISFKIKPV, encoded by the coding sequence ATGATCAACCCTCAAGACTTTCCACTCATTGACGACATCGCCGCCGGTTCGCTGGCGGAAGATTTGGGGCGCGGAGACATCACTTCGCGCGCCGTGGTCAAATCCGGCCAACAGGCGCGCGGAAATTTCATGGCCAAACAGGAATTGGTGCTGGCCGGATTGGAAGTTGCCGATGCAGTCTTCATGCATCTTGACCCATATCTGGAAGTGGAAACCACTGCCGTTGACGGCGAATTGCTGCAACCCGACAAAATCTTTGCCCGTGTTGTTGGCGATGCCCAAATGCTGTTGGCGGCGGAGCGCGTCGCGCTGAACTTTTTGCAGCATCTTTCCGGCATAGCCACCTTGACGCGCAAATACGTCGAGGCCATCGCCGGAACCAAAGCCAAAATCGTTGATACGCGCAAAACCTTGCCGGGACTTCGCAGTTTGGAAAAATACGCCGTGTCGGTTGGCGGAGGCCACAATCATCGTATGGGCCTGGACGATGGCGTGTTGATCAAAGACAACCACATCGCCTTGGCGGGCAGCGTCACTAACGCAGTGCTCCGCGCCAGGGAAGCCGCCGGTCATTTGCACAAAATCGAAGTCGAAGTCGCCACGCTCGATCAGGTCAAAGAAGCCTTGAGAGCGAAAGCGGATATTTTGCTGCTCGATAACATGACGCCGGATGTGATTCGCCAGGCGGTCGAATTGGTCGAAGCGCACGAACCGGGCGAACGCCGCACGCTGCTGGAAGCTTCTGGCGGCATCACGCTGGCCAATGTTCGCGCCTACGCCGAAGCGGGCGTGGATTTGATTTCCATCGGCGCGCTGACACATTCGGCTCCGGCGGTGGACATTAGTTTCAAGATCAAACCCGTATAG
- a CDS encoding adenosine deaminase, producing MHPLSNSTTLLNKLTLFSVALVWLFAYQRQTFAQAPAVSLSSTTSAELRTARYFDSIKNNPLELYAFLREMPKGADLHLHLSGTVYAESFIEWAATQSNICVDPVTFGLVTCDGNAAKPPASRALVDGVLYRRMLYAMSMLNWERSGLSGHDQFFDAFAKFGSASDSPRFGDMVAEVAKRAVSERVGYLEIMLTPDNGKSREAGRKLDWPTSNLTQLSAVELNAFLAKKREELLAGGIVQPISPGTTSAIQETKANLDQLESRLRELLNCADSSKASPACKLPIRYVYQVARSLAPREAFAQMVGAMEIMKAEPRVVALNMVQAEDTRASMNNFPLQMKMLDYLHTVEEYKTGNISLHAGELAPGLVPPEGLRFHIRDSVQLGHAQRIGHGVDVMYEDKPYELLKEMAAKRVLVEVCLTSNDGILGVRGKEHPLPLYLKFGVPVALATDDLGISRSEMTQEYAKAVKDHGLDYRQLKRMARTSLEHAFIGGGSLWRDANRFSPVAVCQTALQTATPTAACQRYLDANARAKLQFNLEKDFIKFEKSYIAGQTLTP from the coding sequence CACCCCCTATCCAATTCGACAACGCTTCTCAACAAGCTGACGCTGTTCAGTGTTGCGCTAGTCTGGCTCTTTGCCTATCAGCGGCAAACTTTCGCGCAAGCGCCAGCGGTTTCCTTATCCAGCACAACATCCGCAGAGCTGAGAACCGCGCGATATTTCGATTCAATCAAAAACAATCCCCTGGAGCTGTATGCCTTCCTGCGCGAAATGCCCAAAGGGGCCGACCTGCATCTGCATTTGTCCGGCACGGTGTATGCCGAATCGTTCATCGAATGGGCAGCGACGCAATCCAACATTTGCGTTGATCCGGTGACGTTCGGATTAGTGACCTGTGATGGCAATGCGGCCAAACCGCCGGCCAGCCGTGCGTTGGTGGATGGTGTGCTTTATCGCCGTATGTTGTACGCCATGTCCATGTTGAATTGGGAACGGTCGGGGTTGAGCGGTCACGATCAATTCTTCGATGCCTTCGCCAAATTCGGGTCGGCCAGCGACAGCCCACGATTCGGCGATATGGTGGCCGAAGTCGCCAAACGTGCCGTTTCCGAACGCGTCGGTTATCTGGAAATCATGCTGACGCCCGACAACGGCAAATCCCGCGAAGCCGGACGCAAGCTCGACTGGCCGACCAGCAACCTGACCCAACTTTCTGCCGTTGAATTGAACGCGTTCCTGGCCAAAAAGCGCGAAGAGTTATTGGCCGGCGGAATTGTGCAACCGATTTCGCCCGGAACGACCAGCGCCATTCAGGAAACCAAAGCGAATCTGGATCAGCTTGAATCGCGGTTGCGAGAGTTGCTGAATTGCGCAGATTCATCAAAAGCCAGCCCGGCTTGCAAACTGCCGATTCGGTACGTTTACCAGGTGGCGCGCAGTCTCGCTCCGCGCGAAGCCTTTGCCCAAATGGTCGGCGCTATGGAAATCATGAAAGCCGAACCGCGCGTCGTTGCGCTGAACATGGTTCAGGCCGAAGACACGCGGGCTTCGATGAACAATTTCCCGCTGCAAATGAAAATGCTGGATTACCTGCACACGGTCGAAGAATACAAAACCGGCAACATCAGCTTGCACGCAGGCGAACTGGCTCCGGGGTTGGTTCCACCGGAAGGCTTGCGTTTTCACATCCGCGATTCGGTGCAGCTTGGCCACGCCCAACGTATCGGCCACGGCGTGGACGTGATGTACGAAGACAAACCCTACGAATTGCTGAAGGAAATGGCCGCGAAGCGCGTGTTGGTGGAAGTCTGTTTGACCAGCAATGACGGAATTTTGGGCGTGCGCGGCAAAGAGCATCCGTTGCCGCTGTATCTGAAATTCGGCGTGCCGGTGGCGCTGGCCACAGACGATCTGGGAATTTCGCGCTCGGAAATGACGCAGGAATACGCCAAGGCGGTGAAAGACCACGGTCTGGATTACAGGCAGTTGAAACGCATGGCGCGAACCAGTCTGGAACATGCATTTATCGGCGGCGGCAGTTTGTGGCGAGACGCCAACCGATTTTCACCCGTCGCGGTTTGCCAAACTGCACTGCAAACCGCCACTCCTACTGCAGCTTGCCAGCGGTATCTTGACGCCAACGCGCGAGCCAAATTGCAATTCAACCTCGAAAAAGACTTTATCAAGTTCGAAAAGAGCTACATTGCCGGGCAAACTTTGACACCATGA